One window of Bacillus sp. (in: firmicutes) genomic DNA carries:
- a CDS encoding acid-soluble spore protein N codes for MTNASTKNRQYQPNHIGMQPREYGGNKGKKYQNQTGESPQVMQTKGE; via the coding sequence ATGACAAATGCAAGTACTAAAAACAGGCAATATCAACCAAATCATATTGGAATGCAGCCACGAGAATATGGAGGCAATAAAGGAAAAAAGTATCAAAATCAAACAGGTGAATCACCGCAAGTGATGCAGACTAAAGGTGAATAG
- a CDS encoding small acid-soluble spore protein Tlp — MNKPKPDDRSDNVERLQDMVQNTIENIEAAHETLAFASPEEQAQIEAKNKRREESIAGMREEIKDEARARENGYQ, encoded by the coding sequence ATGAACAAACCAAAACCCGATGATCGCAGCGATAATGTAGAAAGGCTTCAAGATATGGTGCAAAATACAATCGAAAATATTGAAGCTGCCCATGAAACTCTTGCGTTTGCTTCCCCAGAGGAACAAGCACAAATCGAAGCAAAGAATAAACGCCGTGAAGAATCAATTGCAGGGATGCGCGAGGAAATAAAAGACGAAGCAAGAGCGCGTGAAAACGGGTATCAATAG
- a CDS encoding redoxin domain-containing protein, whose translation MLNDAIMLGPFLIKYHYLFLFISWWIAYIIMRNRLKSNAPLREFILKQISNSSILWIVIWKCSYIIFNPAKVIANPQTILFFSGGQKGVILATIVSTVFFIVKLREHWMMKKAIVDGIIVGGLSFFITFNTVALIFGDDVRSSFVTLFVCLALFFVYINVAQLNSNQQERKEAMKKAIALLVFIGLIGYTIYTTAFSEKTAIVGLEKGNLAPDFELVTLTGEKVKLSDYRGKKVLLNFWASWCGPCRAEMPDMQELHEEGRKDFVILAVNATQTEASNESAIKFIKEFGLTFPIAFDEKGTVVKTYQVIALPTSYFIDSEGKINDKHTGTLSYEQMLNGIKKLD comes from the coding sequence TTGTTAAACGATGCAATCATGTTAGGCCCATTTTTAATTAAGTACCATTATCTGTTTTTATTTATTTCTTGGTGGATAGCATATATAATAATGAGGAATCGTTTAAAATCCAACGCTCCGCTTCGTGAATTTATATTGAAGCAAATTTCTAATAGTAGTATATTGTGGATTGTCATTTGGAAATGTAGTTATATTATTTTTAATCCTGCAAAAGTGATTGCCAATCCGCAAACCATTCTCTTTTTTTCTGGTGGCCAAAAAGGAGTTATTTTAGCTACGATTGTAAGCACTGTTTTCTTTATAGTCAAGCTAAGAGAACATTGGATGATGAAGAAGGCAATAGTAGATGGTATTATCGTTGGAGGTCTAAGCTTTTTTATAACCTTTAATACTGTAGCATTAATTTTTGGAGATGATGTGCGGTCATCTTTTGTGACACTTTTTGTTTGTCTAGCATTATTTTTTGTTTACATAAATGTTGCTCAATTAAATAGTAATCAGCAGGAAAGGAAGGAAGCTATGAAAAAAGCAATTGCACTACTTGTATTTATCGGATTGATTGGGTATACGATTTATACAACCGCGTTTTCTGAGAAAACGGCTATTGTCGGCCTTGAGAAAGGAAACCTGGCCCCGGACTTCGAATTAGTTACATTAACAGGAGAAAAAGTGAAACTGTCTGATTATCGTGGCAAAAAAGTATTGTTGAATTTCTGGGCGTCATGGTGTGGTCCATGCCGTGCCGAAATGCCAGACATGCAAGAGCTTCATGAGGAGGGCCGCAAAGATTTTGTTATTTTAGCGGTCAATGCCACCCAAACAGAAGCAAGTAACGAAAGTGCAATAAAATTTATAAAGGAATTCGGTTTAACTTTCCCAATTGCCTTTGATGAAAAAGGAACAGTGGTAAAGACGTATCAAGTAATTGCGTTGCCTACTTCTTATTTTATAGACAGTGAAGGTAAAATTAACGACAAGCATACAGGAACTTTAAGTTACGAGCAAATGCTTAACGGGATAAAAAAATTGGATTAG
- a CDS encoding ATP-binding protein has translation MINLVVTFPAQNEYIVMTRNLFQSAILIPNELEKKKILFAINEAIINAVTEMKKIRDQHHPGTMTIELYVNDEEVKIHIINPYSRLSEKQKKEIVNKTFFDVGLDERGRGFLFIKGFMDEVWFDITEHGEFLVGMSKKL, from the coding sequence ATGATTAATCTAGTAGTTACCTTTCCAGCGCAAAATGAATATATAGTGATGACTAGGAATTTGTTTCAGTCAGCAATCTTAATTCCAAATGAATTAGAAAAGAAAAAAATATTATTTGCCATTAATGAAGCGATTATTAACGCAGTTACTGAAATGAAAAAAATTCGGGACCAGCATCATCCTGGAACAATGACTATTGAATTATATGTAAATGATGAAGAAGTAAAAATACATATAATCAACCCCTATTCTCGTCTCTCTGAAAAGCAAAAAAAAGAAATTGTCAATAAAACATTTTTTGACGTTGGTTTAGATGAAAGAGGAAGAGGTTTTTTATTTATAAAAGGTTTTATGGACGAGGTTTGGTTTGATATAACTGAACATGGTGAATTTCTCGTTGGCATGAGCAAAAAACTGTGA
- a CDS encoding fused response regulator/phosphatase, whose amino-acid sequence MAILIVDHDNQNIILLKKALHDIGYNETIESSSRLGTFELLKQHYQNIDLILLNIMMPNIDGVQLCQKIYTNEKYNDIPIIIMTTSSENEFIEDAFEAGATDYITKPINIVELKTRVKLVLRIKKETDERKKRENQIDRDLQLAKTIQKSVLSPTLHDDHIQINGVYLPSEHIGGDMYCWFKIDHHRYGIMLIDVMGHGIASALISMSVRALLRGMITRLKDPELVIPELNKHVHNLFMNESWVSYYLTCFYIVVDTMTETIEYANAGHPKGFLMNKDKIVSLEQTTVFLGMFPSVPVNKQTLKYEKNSKIILYTDGLIDALQIPLLKNDGAVFYDYLVEDNHALLEKLVTSNQLQHRKYGDDVCIVSVSV is encoded by the coding sequence ATGGCAATTTTAATAGTGGATCATGATAATCAAAATATAATTCTTTTAAAAAAAGCCTTACATGACATTGGCTATAACGAAACCATTGAATCATCATCCAGATTGGGTACTTTTGAATTATTAAAACAACATTATCAAAATATTGACTTAATTTTGTTGAATATAATGATGCCAAACATTGATGGGGTACAATTATGCCAAAAAATATATACAAACGAAAAATACAATGATATACCGATTATTATTATGACCACCTCCAGTGAAAATGAATTTATTGAAGATGCTTTTGAAGCGGGGGCAACTGATTATATAACAAAACCAATAAACATTGTTGAATTAAAAACACGAGTGAAACTTGTACTAAGGATAAAGAAAGAGACAGACGAAAGAAAAAAAAGAGAAAATCAAATTGATCGAGATTTACAATTGGCTAAAACTATTCAAAAAAGTGTTCTTAGCCCAACATTGCATGATGACCACATTCAAATTAATGGTGTTTATTTACCATCAGAACATATAGGTGGAGATATGTATTGCTGGTTTAAAATTGACCATCACCGATATGGCATCATGCTTATTGATGTGATGGGCCATGGAATTGCTTCAGCATTAATTAGCATGTCTGTTCGGGCGTTGTTAAGAGGAATGATTACAAGGTTAAAAGATCCTGAGCTTGTCATTCCTGAATTAAATAAGCATGTCCACAATTTGTTTATGAATGAAAGCTGGGTGAGCTACTATCTCACTTGTTTCTATATCGTTGTCGATACGATGACAGAAACAATCGAATACGCTAATGCTGGCCACCCAAAAGGTTTTTTGATGAATAAGGACAAAATTGTTTCATTAGAGCAAACAACGGTTTTTCTTGGGATGTTCCCTTCTGTCCCAGTTAACAAACAAACCTTAAAATATGAAAAAAACTCGAAGATTATTTTATATACGGATGGATTAATTGATGCTTTACAAATACCGCTTCTAAAAAATGATGGAGCCGTTTTTTATGATTATTTAGTTGAAGATAATCATGCTCTTTTAGAAAAACTCGTTACTAGCAATCAACTGCAACATCGTAAATATGGAGATGATGTTTGCATTGTGTCAGTATCAGTTTAA
- a CDS encoding chemotaxis protein: protein MGIKSRFTLLIVIALIIMLTLEGIVTLFIMKKGIENSLANFRLHSSQSLVENFDVDSYKKWLENPTENDIYWVIRNSLNEFRANSGQLYVYTYAIEIGEPFIMIDGQPKGSELASEIYEPSPSHKKEMIRAYEGEITTTSIDQDSDYGDYLSTFLPIKDKDGKIIGGLGLDTDASILKNVSNEVINQELPLFLSLSIGIFICCIIIFNIFIGKITAPILATVKHGERMAEGDFSNDVPHAFLNRKDEIGTLAHCFAHITKNMRSMIKQVQHSAEQSAASAQELSASAEETEKSSSQIAFTINEIAQGTTLQTNSISDVLTKMDEVVKEVTEGNKKSVHALNNAKQSTMIAHNGNTAIQEAIQHLSTVTKTVAYATDSIQKLGKRSEEIGGIITVITQIADQTNLLALNAAIEAARAGEHGKGFAVVAEEVRKLAEQSSESAGKITNLIKDIQAETVITVRTMESNLDAVEEQVGIIQKGGEALNLIVQKADETELDAKISQEILLIIEKYAQAVLSSIHEISGIIEQSAAATEQVSAAAEEQSATVAEIASSSHELAKMAENLQDEIHKFKI from the coding sequence ATGGGCATAAAATCTCGTTTTACTTTACTCATAGTCATCGCTTTAATAATAATGTTAACATTAGAAGGAATTGTTACACTATTTATAATGAAAAAAGGAATAGAAAATTCATTAGCCAATTTTCGCCTCCACTCCAGTCAATCATTAGTTGAAAACTTTGATGTTGACTCTTATAAAAAATGGTTAGAAAATCCTACAGAAAATGATATATATTGGGTCATCCGTAACAGTCTTAATGAGTTCCGCGCAAACTCTGGTCAGCTTTATGTATACACGTATGCGATTGAAATTGGAGAGCCATTTATTATGATTGATGGTCAACCTAAAGGAAGTGAGTTAGCATCGGAAATATATGAACCATCTCCATCACATAAGAAAGAAATGATTCGTGCATATGAAGGTGAAATAACAACTACTTCGATTGATCAAGATTCTGATTACGGTGATTACTTATCTACCTTTCTTCCTATAAAAGATAAAGATGGTAAGATTATTGGTGGATTAGGTCTTGATACTGATGCATCTATTTTAAAAAACGTTTCTAATGAAGTAATAAATCAAGAGTTACCACTGTTTCTTTCTTTATCTATTGGTATTTTCATATGCTGCATCATCATATTTAACATATTTATCGGAAAAATAACAGCTCCTATTCTAGCAACTGTAAAGCATGGAGAGAGAATGGCGGAAGGTGACTTTTCCAATGATGTTCCACATGCTTTCTTAAATCGCAAAGACGAAATAGGAACGCTTGCTCATTGTTTTGCTCATATTACTAAAAACATGAGAAGCATGATTAAGCAAGTTCAACATAGTGCAGAACAGTCGGCGGCTTCTGCCCAAGAATTATCCGCCAGTGCAGAAGAAACAGAAAAGTCGTCAAGCCAAATTGCGTTTACAATTAATGAAATAGCGCAAGGCACCACACTTCAGACGAATTCTATCAGCGATGTTTTAACAAAGATGGATGAAGTTGTAAAAGAGGTCACTGAGGGAAACAAAAAATCAGTTCATGCACTTAACAATGCAAAACAATCAACCATGATTGCCCATAATGGAAATACAGCAATCCAAGAGGCCATTCAGCATTTGAGCACAGTAACAAAAACTGTTGCATATGCTACTGATTCCATTCAAAAACTTGGTAAACGTTCCGAAGAGATTGGTGGCATCATTACCGTTATTACACAAATTGCAGACCAAACGAATTTGCTTGCCTTAAATGCTGCCATCGAGGCAGCGAGGGCTGGAGAACACGGAAAAGGCTTTGCAGTTGTTGCTGAAGAAGTACGCAAACTTGCTGAGCAATCAAGTGAGTCTGCTGGCAAAATCACGAACTTAATCAAGGATATTCAAGCGGAAACTGTCATTACCGTACGAACTATGGAAAGCAATCTTGATGCTGTTGAAGAACAAGTAGGTATCATCCAAAAAGGAGGAGAAGCACTTAACTTAATTGTTCAAAAAGCCGACGAAACCGAATTAGATGCAAAAATATCACAAGAAATCCTCCTAATAATCGAGAAATATGCTCAAGCTGTTTTAAGTTCTATTCATGAAATTTCAGGAATTATTGAACAATCAGCCGCAGCTACAGAACAAGTATCAGCGGCAGCAGAGGAACAATCAGCAACCGTTGCAGAGATTGCATCAAGCTCACATGAGTTAGCAAAAATGGCAGAAAATCTTCAAGATGAGATTCATAAATTTAAAATTTAA
- a CDS encoding STAS domain-containing protein, protein MGNVVPHNSYGATITSAMLGRIVQITFKGELVYEYIDTVKVRLEDIPLNSKEYIFEMKEVVHIDSTGFGLIVNLAKKLLENDTKIVFVVDDELIIELFKISQLNRVFPLVKTMDDAVKTMEEIPLTKTLFADYMNMSISSRKKDNLYTD, encoded by the coding sequence ATGGGGAATGTTGTACCACATAACTCTTATGGTGCTACCATTACATCCGCAATGCTTGGTAGAATTGTACAAATCACATTTAAAGGGGAATTAGTGTACGAGTATATTGACACTGTAAAAGTAAGATTAGAAGACATACCACTCAATTCAAAAGAATATATTTTTGAAATGAAAGAAGTTGTCCATATTGATAGTACGGGATTCGGTTTGATTGTTAATTTAGCAAAAAAGCTCTTAGAAAATGATACAAAAATTGTCTTTGTTGTTGATGACGAATTGATTATAGAATTATTTAAAATTTCTCAACTTAATCGAGTATTTCCGCTTGTCAAAACAATGGATGATGCTGTAAAAACAATGGAAGAAATCCCTTTAACAAAAACTTTATTTGCTGATTATATGAATATGTCTATTTCAAGTAGAAAGAAAGATAATTTGTATACCGATTGA
- a CDS encoding acyl-CoA thioesterase — MFVSEVNIDVRYAETDQMGVVYHANYLIWFEIGRTELIKELGFSYAQMEREGFLAPVVNANLSYKKSMHFGENALVKTWIDYYDGFRTVYAYEVLNQEGEIAVTGQTEHIVVKKDSFRPVRFKNYYPEWHEAYEKAKKQGE; from the coding sequence ATGTTTGTGTCAGAAGTTAATATAGATGTTCGTTATGCGGAAACAGACCAAATGGGAGTCGTATATCATGCCAATTATTTAATCTGGTTTGAAATCGGCCGTACGGAATTAATTAAAGAATTAGGCTTCAGTTACGCGCAAATGGAGAGGGAGGGTTTTTTAGCTCCTGTAGTAAATGCAAACCTTTCATATAAAAAATCAATGCATTTTGGAGAAAATGCATTAGTGAAAACTTGGATCGATTACTATGATGGGTTCCGCACTGTGTATGCTTATGAAGTACTAAATCAAGAAGGTGAAATAGCAGTCACAGGCCAAACCGAACATATCGTTGTCAAAAAAGATTCATTCCGTCCTGTTCGCTTTAAAAATTATTACCCGGAATGGCATGAAGCCTATGAAAAGGCTAAGAAGCAAGGGGAGTAG
- a CDS encoding GIY-YIG nuclease family protein, with product MDFGVKRIDNLFQEGLASHVETFRLPNINEQHSLYAIYLEISESKVIQIGKLGTFQFPAGTYIYVGSAKRNIKARINRHIKKVKPLRWHFDYLRLHGEILAVETFDNSLDECSTCQQIKRKYQAEEIIGGFGSSDCKCPAHLLYKGSLRILR from the coding sequence ATGGATTTTGGTGTAAAGCGTATTGATAATCTTTTTCAGGAAGGTCTAGCAAGTCATGTTGAGACATTCCGACTACCAAACATTAATGAGCAGCATAGTCTTTATGCCATTTATTTAGAAATTTCCGAAAGCAAAGTAATCCAAATAGGAAAACTAGGAACATTTCAATTCCCTGCTGGTACATATATTTATGTTGGAAGCGCGAAAAGAAACATAAAAGCACGAATCAACCGCCATATAAAAAAGGTAAAGCCGTTAAGATGGCATTTTGACTATTTAAGACTGCACGGTGAAATCTTGGCCGTTGAAACCTTTGATAATTCACTTGATGAATGTAGCACTTGTCAACAAATAAAAAGGAAATATCAAGCGGAAGAAATCATAGGTGGGTTTGGCTCATCAGACTGCAAATGCCCGGCCCATTTGCTTTACAAAGGGAGCCTACGTATTCTACGGTAG
- a CDS encoding transcriptional repressor, with product MNIEEAIGILKDSGYKHTDKREKMLQLFSDHNRYLSAKEVLEYLKADFPGLSFDTIYRNLYLFADLNILEATDMNGEKHFRFTCGSIHHHHHFICTDCGKTKQVHACPMTIIDHDMENFEITGHKFEIYGRCPECVN from the coding sequence ATGAACATTGAGGAAGCAATCGGAATTTTGAAGGATAGCGGTTATAAGCATACAGATAAGCGTGAAAAAATGCTTCAGCTTTTTTCTGACCACAATCGATATTTGTCCGCAAAAGAAGTGTTAGAGTATTTAAAAGCGGATTTCCCTGGGCTTAGCTTTGACACAATCTACCGAAATCTTTATTTATTTGCTGATTTAAATATTTTAGAAGCTACAGATATGAATGGGGAAAAACATTTTCGCTTTACATGTGGCTCGATTCACCATCATCATCATTTTATTTGCACAGATTGCGGCAAAACAAAACAGGTCCATGCCTGCCCGATGACAATTATTGATCATGATATGGAAAACTTTGAAATTACCGGCCACAAATTTGAAATATATGGCCGTTGCCCGGAATGCGTCAATTAA
- a CDS encoding FbpB family small basic protein has product MKKFKKRSFKELVNENKMQLLNDQEALNKIEERLEQRAQAKLM; this is encoded by the coding sequence ATGAAAAAGTTCAAAAAGCGCTCATTTAAGGAGTTAGTAAATGAAAATAAAATGCAATTATTAAATGATCAAGAGGCGTTAAATAAAATTGAGGAGCGCTTAGAACAGCGAGCGCAAGCGAAATTAATGTAG